In Dysgonomonadaceae bacterium zrk40, one genomic interval encodes:
- a CDS encoding carboxylesterase/lipase family protein: MSGSVNDSVYAFLGIPYAKAERFMPPQDPDAWDGVRECTDFGPVAIQIVPWYPDSVQNEKELFSVNVWTQGVNDGKKRPVLLWLHGGGFHTGASNDPMTYGEAMARKGDIVMVSVNHRLNILGFLDLSACGEKYAQSANVGMLDIVKALEWIQQNIENFGGNPSDVTIVGESGGGGKVGTIMCMPAAEGLFHKAIIQSGTLLNTMTKDTSQQLGLAVIEQLGLTPEEVEKLDTIPYTDLVKAGNEAIAKISGPRRPGSPTMFGFAPSADGVVLLQQPFSPGFAEISKDIPVMIGSTLNEMMPVAYGEKELTLDQARERLEKVYGGKTDQYIELFAKAYPDYTPQDLLSIDTVFRPYTIRTADARAQESSAPLYVYFLAWKSQVDNASKGSFPGLDIPLAFYNVDLRADWTGNTEEAWALADKMSAAWLNFVKTGNPNVECLLPEWEPYTAENGATMYFDNESRIVNNHDRKLMHFMVPVE; this comes from the coding sequence GTGTCCGGAAGTGTGAACGACAGTGTCTATGCTTTCCTGGGGATACCTTATGCCAAGGCTGAAAGATTCATGCCTCCACAGGATCCAGATGCCTGGGATGGTGTGCGCGAATGTACCGATTTTGGTCCGGTGGCCATACAAATCGTGCCCTGGTATCCCGATTCGGTACAGAATGAAAAGGAACTGTTCAGTGTGAATGTATGGACACAGGGTGTCAATGATGGCAAGAAGCGACCGGTATTGCTTTGGCTGCACGGTGGTGGATTTCACACCGGTGCCAGCAATGATCCGATGACATATGGTGAGGCGATGGCAAGAAAAGGGGATATCGTGATGGTATCGGTCAATCACCGGTTAAACATTCTCGGTTTTCTAGACCTCTCAGCCTGTGGTGAGAAGTATGCCCAGTCGGCCAATGTGGGGATGCTCGACATTGTGAAAGCCCTCGAGTGGATTCAGCAGAACATTGAGAATTTCGGCGGCAACCCATCAGATGTAACCATTGTAGGTGAATCGGGCGGTGGCGGAAAGGTTGGCACGATTATGTGTATGCCTGCAGCAGAAGGGTTGTTCCACAAAGCTATTATACAGAGTGGAACCCTGCTCAACACAATGACCAAGGATACATCGCAGCAGCTGGGTCTGGCTGTAATTGAACAGCTGGGTCTCACCCCCGAGGAGGTTGAGAAACTGGATACCATCCCATACACCGATCTGGTGAAAGCCGGTAATGAGGCGATCGCAAAGATATCCGGTCCGAGAAGACCCGGTTCACCCACCATGTTTGGCTTTGCACCTTCCGCCGATGGAGTTGTCTTGCTACAACAACCCTTCAGCCCCGGTTTCGCAGAGATATCAAAAGATATACCGGTGATGATTGGTTCCACTCTGAATGAGATGATGCCGGTCGCCTACGGTGAGAAAGAGTTGACCTTGGATCAGGCCAGGGAACGCCTGGAAAAAGTATACGGCGGCAAAACCGACCAATACATTGAACTGTTTGCCAAGGCTTATCCCGATTACACACCTCAGGATCTGCTTTCCATTGATACGGTTTTCAGGCCCTATACCATCCGTACTGCCGATGCCCGTGCTCAGGAGTCGAGCGCTCCGCTCTATGTCTATTTCCTGGCGTGGAAGAGCCAGGTCGACAATGCTTCGAAAGGCTCTTTCCCCGGGCTGGACATTCCGCTGGCATTCTACAATGTGGATTTGAGAGCAGATTGGACCGGTAACACGGAAGAGGCATGGGCCCTTGCTGACAAGATGAGCGCTGCCTGGCTCAACTTTGTAAAAACAGGGAATCCCAATGTAGAGTGCCTTTTGCCCGAGTGGGAACCCTACACTGCGGAAAACGGTGCGACAATGTATTTTGACAATGAAAGTAGGATAGTCAATAACCACGACCGGAAATTGATGCATTTCATGGTACCTGTCGAATAG
- a CDS encoding Gfo/Idh/MocA family oxidoreductase, which translates to MNSIVNWGVLSTAKIGREQVIPAIQASQFSRVLGIGSENSDLAKTIASQHGIERIYNSYKKLLKDPQIEAVYIPLPNHLHVEWSIKALEAGKHVLCEKPIGLNSTEAEKLLEASEKYPHLKIMEAFMYRHHSQWHKVKSMVDNGTIGKIKSINLFFSYYNTDPDNIRNKIEVGGGALMDIGCYCISFARFILNSEPEKVIGLMDMDPEMKTDRLTTGILTFSTGATASFTCSTQLMPYQRVNIVGEKGRIEVEIPVNAPTDKMTHVWIYTNECSEEVTFNPENQYTLQADYFSKAIIEDHSIAFALNDAVNNMRVIDAIVKSNKEGRWVNLSEERRV; encoded by the coding sequence ATGAATAGTATCGTGAATTGGGGAGTTTTAAGCACTGCAAAAATTGGCAGAGAGCAAGTAATACCGGCTATTCAGGCTAGTCAATTCAGCCGTGTATTGGGAATCGGCTCAGAAAACAGCGATCTTGCAAAAACAATTGCATCACAACATGGCATTGAACGGATTTATAATTCTTACAAAAAGCTTTTGAAAGATCCGCAGATCGAGGCTGTATATATACCGCTTCCCAATCATTTACACGTAGAGTGGTCAATCAAAGCATTGGAAGCAGGCAAACATGTTTTGTGCGAGAAACCAATCGGACTCAACTCCACTGAAGCAGAAAAATTACTGGAAGCTTCTGAAAAATATCCCCATTTAAAAATAATGGAGGCATTCATGTACCGTCATCACTCTCAATGGCATAAAGTGAAGTCGATGGTCGACAACGGTACCATTGGAAAAATCAAGAGTATAAATTTGTTTTTTTCATATTACAATACTGACCCAGACAATATCCGCAACAAGATAGAAGTTGGAGGTGGTGCCTTGATGGATATTGGTTGTTATTGTATCTCCTTTGCAAGATTCATCCTCAACTCGGAACCGGAAAAAGTGATCGGTCTTATGGATATGGATCCGGAGATGAAAACGGACAGGTTAACGACTGGGATTCTTACTTTTTCAACCGGAGCAACCGCATCTTTTACCTGTTCCACCCAATTAATGCCTTATCAACGAGTCAATATTGTAGGCGAAAAAGGTAGGATTGAAGTGGAAATACCTGTAAATGCACCAACTGACAAGATGACCCATGTCTGGATTTACACCAACGAATGTTCAGAAGAAGTCACGTTTAACCCTGAAAACCAATACACGCTGCAAGCTGATTATTTCTCAAAAGCAATCATTGAAGATCACAGCATTGCATTTGCACTGAATGACGCTGTCAATAACATGAGGGTCATAGATGCTATTGTTAAAAGCAACAAAGAGGGTAGATGGGTAAACCTATCTGAAGAGAGACGCGTTTGA
- a CDS encoding DUF4919 domain-containing protein, with the protein MQKIGLLITLFLVTILQGYAQDEEFFEAPDYRQIERNVNEPSSSYYYPKLLEKYLNSDAAMTPEEGRHLYFGFVYQPDYIPADTSRYNRMLADVLTKSSFSAHDLNRILQFSESLLKEDPFNLRAFNARMLVYAQQNDTEAYKDIARKRRIVQDAIVGSGDGMSEKTPFYVIKVAHEYDILPFLGFTFGGEDKILKGNEVNYLSLGKNRFGVERVYFNIKPVFEHVSKHGGGKL; encoded by the coding sequence ATGCAAAAAATTGGCTTACTCATCACCCTGTTCCTGGTGACCATCCTACAGGGATATGCCCAGGATGAAGAGTTTTTCGAGGCTCCCGATTACCGTCAGATTGAACGGAACGTGAATGAACCATCCTCATCCTACTACTACCCCAAGCTGCTGGAGAAATACCTGAACAGCGACGCTGCTATGACACCGGAAGAAGGAAGACACCTCTACTTCGGATTTGTCTACCAACCGGACTACATCCCCGCAGATACATCACGTTACAATCGAATGCTGGCCGATGTGCTGACCAAAAGTTCCTTCTCTGCCCATGATCTCAACCGAATACTCCAATTCAGCGAATCACTTCTGAAGGAAGACCCGTTCAACCTGAGAGCCTTCAACGCCAGAATGTTGGTCTATGCTCAGCAAAACGACACGGAGGCATACAAGGATATCGCCCGTAAACGACGTATCGTGCAGGATGCAATCGTGGGTAGCGGTGACGGTATGTCGGAGAAGACACCCTTCTATGTGATCAAGGTGGCGCATGAGTATGACATTCTCCCGTTCCTGGGTTTCACCTTTGGTGGTGAAGACAAGATTCTCAAAGGGAACGAAGTCAATTACCTATCCCTTGGAAAAAACCGTTTCGGCGTGGAGAGGGTCTATTTCAACATCAAACCGGTATTTGAACATGTGAGTAAACACGGAGGCGGAAAGCTGTAA
- the fabD gene encoding ACP S-malonyltransferase has translation MKKAYVFPGQGAQFVGMGKDLYESSTIARELFEKANEILGFRITDLMFEGTEEDLRQTKVTQPSIFLHSVILAKSLGQEFKPDMTAGHSLGEFSALVAAGALTFEDGLKLVYKRALAMQKACEAEPSTMAAVLALPDEKVEEICASINEVVVPANFNCPGQIVISGSIEGVEKACELMKEAGAKRALLLKVGGAFHSPLMEPARLELSEAIEATEVITPLCPVYQNVSTNGEANPAVIKANLIAQLTSPVKWTQSVLQMIADGATEFVELGPGSVLQGLISKINKEVTVSGKQ, from the coding sequence ATGAAGAAAGCATACGTATTTCCCGGACAGGGAGCCCAGTTTGTAGGCATGGGCAAAGATTTGTACGAGAGCTCTACCATCGCCCGGGAGCTGTTCGAGAAGGCAAACGAGATCCTCGGTTTCCGCATCACCGACCTGATGTTCGAAGGCACCGAAGAGGACCTGCGGCAGACGAAAGTCACACAACCGTCCATCTTCCTCCACTCGGTAATCCTTGCCAAATCATTGGGTCAGGAATTCAAACCCGACATGACGGCCGGTCACTCACTGGGCGAGTTCTCAGCACTGGTAGCCGCGGGGGCACTCACCTTCGAAGATGGTCTCAAATTGGTCTACAAGCGAGCGCTTGCCATGCAGAAAGCGTGTGAGGCGGAGCCCTCCACTATGGCAGCGGTGCTGGCACTGCCCGATGAGAAGGTAGAAGAAATTTGCGCCTCCATTAACGAGGTGGTGGTACCGGCCAACTTTAACTGTCCGGGGCAGATTGTTATCTCCGGAAGCATCGAAGGCGTGGAAAAAGCATGTGAACTGATGAAGGAGGCGGGTGCCAAGAGAGCCCTGCTGTTGAAAGTGGGAGGAGCCTTTCACTCTCCGCTTATGGAACCTGCCCGTCTGGAACTGAGTGAGGCTATCGAGGCCACCGAGGTGATTACGCCCCTCTGCCCCGTTTACCAGAATGTCTCCACCAATGGTGAGGCCAATCCGGCAGTGATCAAGGCCAACCTGATTGCCCAGCTCACCTCACCCGTGAAGTGGACACAGTCGGTGCTGCAGATGATTGCCGATGGTGCCACAGAGTTTGTGGAACTGGGACCTGGTAGCGTGCTACAGGGACTGATCAGCAAGATCAACAAGGAAGTAACCGTATCAGGCAAACAGTAG
- a CDS encoding AMP-binding protein: MIEKFVKQTSFSSHRDFMEHYKIIVPEQFNFAYDVADEWARTQPDKRALCWTNDQGAHRDLTFGELKELSDQTASWLQSLGIGKGDMVMLVLKRNIEFWQTILALHKLGAVAIPATHLLTDKDIAYRNNAAGIKAIIATEDENLINHVNLAMEQSRTVEHRILVGEQIPDGWLDFHRGVNEAAPFVRPATVNRNEDIMILYFTSGTTGQPKMVIHDFTYPLAHITTAKYWHNLHEGSLHLTVADTGWAKAVWGKLYGQWIVGASVFVYDFEGRFIPGEMLRMISTYRVTSFCAPPTIFRFLIREDLSKYDLSALEYCTTAGEALNPSVYESFYQQTGIKMMEAFGQTETAPTIITFPWMEPKPGSMGVPNPLYKMDLITHDGRSAEDGEQGEIVFYTDDQRPLGLFMGYYRDEALTRSVYADHLYRTGDMAWRDEDGYYWFVGRTDDVIKSSGYRIGPFEVESAVMTHPAVVECAITGVPDEIRGQVIKATIVLAADYRKQAGDALAGEIQEHVKQVTAPYKYPRIIEFVDELPKTISGKIRRVEIREKSK, from the coding sequence ATGATTGAAAAATTTGTAAAACAGACCTCCTTTTCATCCCACCGGGATTTTATGGAGCACTATAAGATCATCGTCCCGGAGCAGTTTAACTTCGCCTACGATGTGGCCGACGAGTGGGCCCGTACCCAGCCCGACAAACGGGCACTCTGCTGGACTAACGACCAGGGAGCACACCGAGACCTTACCTTCGGTGAACTGAAAGAGCTATCCGACCAAACCGCCTCCTGGCTCCAGTCGCTGGGCATCGGCAAGGGAGACATGGTGATGCTGGTCCTAAAACGAAACATCGAATTCTGGCAGACCATCCTGGCGCTGCACAAACTGGGTGCAGTAGCCATCCCCGCCACCCACCTGCTCACCGATAAGGACATCGCCTATCGCAACAACGCCGCCGGTATCAAGGCAATCATCGCTACAGAAGATGAGAACCTGATCAACCATGTGAACCTGGCCATGGAGCAATCACGCACAGTAGAACACCGCATCCTGGTGGGAGAACAGATCCCCGACGGATGGCTCGATTTTCACCGTGGCGTAAACGAGGCCGCACCCTTTGTAAGGCCGGCAACGGTGAACCGCAACGAGGATATCATGATCCTCTACTTCACCTCAGGCACCACAGGACAACCCAAGATGGTGATTCACGACTTCACCTATCCCCTGGCACACATCACCACGGCGAAGTACTGGCACAACCTGCACGAGGGAAGCCTGCATCTCACGGTTGCCGATACCGGATGGGCCAAGGCGGTATGGGGCAAGCTCTACGGCCAGTGGATCGTTGGTGCCTCCGTCTTCGTCTACGACTTCGAAGGGCGGTTCATCCCGGGGGAGATGCTGCGCATGATCTCCACCTATCGGGTGACCTCATTCTGTGCCCCACCTACCATCTTCCGCTTCCTGATCCGTGAGGATCTCTCGAAATATGATCTCTCTGCACTGGAGTATTGCACCACCGCCGGCGAGGCACTCAACCCGTCGGTCTACGAGAGCTTTTACCAGCAGACCGGCATCAAGATGATGGAGGCCTTCGGACAGACCGAAACCGCTCCCACCATCATCACCTTCCCCTGGATGGAACCCAAACCGGGATCAATGGGTGTTCCCAATCCGCTCTATAAGATGGACCTGATCACACACGACGGTCGATCTGCCGAAGACGGGGAACAGGGAGAGATCGTCTTCTACACGGACGATCAGCGCCCGCTGGGCCTTTTCATGGGCTACTACCGCGATGAGGCACTCACGCGTAGCGTCTATGCGGATCACCTCTATCGCACCGGCGATATGGCCTGGCGCGACGAAGATGGCTACTACTGGTTCGTGGGACGCACCGACGATGTGATCAAGAGCTCCGGCTACCGCATCGGCCCCTTCGAGGTGGAAAGTGCCGTGATGACCCATCCTGCCGTGGTAGAATGCGCAATCACCGGTGTACCCGACGAGATCAGGGGACAGGTGATCAAGGCCACCATCGTGCTTGCTGCCGATTACAGGAAGCAGGCGGGTGATGCGCTTGCCGGTGAGATCCAGGAGCATGTGAAGCAGGTGACGGCTCCCTACAAGTACCCCCGAATCATCGAGTTTGTCGACGAACTACCGAAGACTATCAGCGGAAAAATTCGTCGCGTGGAGATCAGGGAGAAAAGCAAATAA
- a CDS encoding helix-turn-helix transcriptional regulator, translated as MTTDLTQIGERIKGLRDALDLTPEEMARKLETETDEYLKYETGESDFSLSFLQRVEREFNVDLATLMFGTEPKMNSYFITRKDKGVSAERVSAYKYQSLTAGFTNNVAEVFVVTVEPKPMESDFYKSIHAGQEFNMILEGSMGMTINDKELVLNEGDSIYFDSSLPHGMKALNDKPVKFLAVILYP; from the coding sequence ATGACAACAGATTTGACGCAGATTGGTGAACGAATCAAAGGACTGCGTGATGCACTCGACCTCACACCGGAGGAGATGGCCCGCAAACTGGAGACTGAGACAGATGAGTACCTGAAATATGAGACCGGTGAGTCCGATTTCTCACTCTCCTTCCTCCAGCGCGTCGAGCGAGAGTTCAACGTAGACCTCGCTACCCTGATGTTCGGTACCGAGCCGAAGATGAACTCCTACTTCATCACACGCAAGGACAAAGGCGTAAGCGCGGAACGGGTGTCGGCCTACAAGTACCAGTCGCTCACGGCAGGTTTCACAAACAACGTGGCGGAGGTGTTCGTGGTGACAGTCGAACCCAAACCGATGGAATCCGATTTCTACAAGAGCATCCATGCCGGCCAGGAGTTCAACATGATCCTGGAAGGGAGCATGGGCATGACAATCAACGACAAGGAACTTGTTCTGAACGAGGGGGACAGCATCTATTTCGACTCCTCACTGCCACATGGCATGAAAGCACTGAACGACAAGCCGGTAAAGTTCCTCGCCGTGATCCTTTACCCCTGA
- the zupT gene encoding zinc transporter ZupT, with protein MEHQTILLAFMLTLFAGLSTGIGSLIAFMAKRTNTNFLSLALGLSAGVMIYVSFMEMMPQSVESFTAHYGEKVGMLYLIIGFFGGIALIALIDFLVPESSNPHEMHRVEEMKGNSRLKQTGVITAITIAIHNFPEGIATFMSALTTLEVAIPITAAIAIHNIPEGIAVAVPIYHATGSRKKAFWLSFTSGLAEPVGALIAYLFLLPFWSPVLNAFVLAAVSGVMIYISLDELLPSAEKYGKHHLSIIGLVAGMGIMALSLFLFI; from the coding sequence ATGGAACACCAAACCATTCTTCTTGCCTTTATGCTGACGCTGTTCGCCGGTCTCTCCACCGGTATTGGCAGCCTGATAGCCTTCATGGCCAAACGCACCAATACCAACTTCCTGAGCCTGGCACTGGGACTTTCAGCCGGTGTGATGATTTACGTCTCTTTCATGGAGATGATGCCACAGTCGGTGGAGTCGTTCACGGCGCACTACGGTGAGAAAGTCGGAATGCTTTACCTGATCATCGGCTTCTTCGGTGGGATCGCCTTAATCGCGCTGATCGACTTCCTGGTACCCGAATCAAGTAACCCGCACGAAATGCACCGTGTGGAGGAGATGAAAGGCAATAGCCGCCTGAAGCAGACCGGCGTAATCACCGCAATCACCATCGCAATCCACAATTTCCCCGAAGGAATCGCCACATTCATGTCGGCACTCACCACCCTAGAGGTGGCCATCCCCATCACGGCGGCCATTGCCATCCACAACATCCCCGAGGGAATCGCTGTGGCAGTACCCATTTACCACGCTACCGGCAGCAGAAAAAAAGCATTCTGGCTCTCCTTCACTTCGGGATTGGCAGAACCGGTGGGTGCCCTGATCGCCTACCTGTTCCTGTTACCCTTCTGGAGTCCGGTGCTCAACGCTTTCGTACTGGCAGCGGTCTCAGGAGTGATGATCTACATCTCGCTCGATGAGCTTCTGCCGAGTGCCGAGAAGTATGGCAAGCACCACCTCTCCATCATCGGACTGGTGGCAGGGATGGGGATTATGGCATTAAGCCTTTTCCTGTTCATTTAA
- a CDS encoding inositol monophosphatase: MNIKRIADEVSALARTTGAYLKAEQKSLQRGEIELKGTRNYVTYIDKEAERRLVEGLSFILPEASFLTEEETVHYEEREYSWIIDPLDGTTNYVHGDSPYSVSIALIRESQTLLGVVFDPVADQLFVATGEGEATLNGSPLQVSRQESLTNAYIGFGIPYSLDIQGEIILANAMKQFLHCSFRIKGSAALEICYVAAGVSDGYFHSGLSPWDVAAGAFILQCAGGRCSDFSDEGNYLFGREMVATNGKIHQEIMQTIIKVA; this comes from the coding sequence ATGAATATAAAGAGAATTGCAGATGAGGTATCAGCCCTGGCACGAACCACCGGTGCCTACCTGAAAGCAGAACAAAAATCCCTCCAGCGAGGGGAGATCGAGCTTAAAGGCACCCGCAACTATGTCACCTATATCGATAAGGAAGCGGAAAGAAGGCTGGTGGAAGGACTCAGTTTCATCCTGCCCGAAGCCTCCTTCCTCACGGAAGAAGAAACCGTTCACTATGAGGAGAGGGAATACAGCTGGATTATCGACCCACTGGATGGCACCACCAACTACGTGCACGGCGACAGCCCCTATTCGGTGAGCATCGCCCTCATACGCGAATCGCAGACCCTCTTGGGTGTGGTGTTCGATCCGGTGGCCGATCAGCTCTTCGTAGCAACGGGTGAGGGTGAAGCCACCCTGAACGGGTCTCCTCTGCAGGTGAGCCGTCAGGAGTCTCTCACCAACGCCTACATCGGCTTCGGGATCCCCTACTCTCTCGATATACAAGGGGAGATCATTCTGGCTAACGCGATGAAACAATTTCTCCACTGCAGTTTTCGCATCAAGGGATCGGCCGCGTTGGAGATCTGTTACGTGGCGGCAGGTGTCAGTGATGGATACTTCCATTCAGGCCTCTCCCCGTGGGATGTAGCAGCCGGAGCATTTATCCTGCAATGTGCCGGTGGCCGATGCAGCGATTTCAGCGACGAAGGAAATTATCTTTTTGGTAGAGAGATGGTCGCCACCAACGGAAAAATCCACCAAGAAATCATGCAAACCATTATCAAAGTAGCATAA
- a CDS encoding S9 family peptidase: MNKQFSTILPILLLLGVTVLAQSTFTPTEVSTFGPVKVQIPVLLDSVNLSDKPYSDELLLSTIINFPAPEKYTGKLQPNTAGFFTLPKPKEGKAFQLVSFFLSADRYGKGKLTVTSTNPLEIWIDNVKIATKQNRNDSLHLAGAADATLNGFINNSHVVIKLLATSDDPNDVTVKINLKPEEEDSLLNYSFNHKIHRRIDIKDILEGKRVNSSSISPSGRFVLLSLRETLPGGENRSQTQIYDSRQQRIIFSEPMSRPQLGWMPKSDLLTFVADTEEGRAIYTLNPLTMETLIKAEKLPKENFFIAPDEQSLFYSSKESLTPSNPGGLKRLIGIDDRQSHYRDRYFLYRYFFDTGLTQQLTFGKQTASLNDVSNDMRYLLFSVSDEDLTQRPFSISTLYRLDLETMTTDTIWEDERYAYSAQFSPDGKQLLIHGAPEAFNSIGLNIKPGQIANSYDTQSFVMDLKSRKVTPVTKEFDPTISAQEWNKTDNNIYYRVEEGDRVNVYRYQPRKANFEKLPLREEVIRSFNIAENAPWATYTGVSTSNSARSYLLNLKTLESTLIADPYAKQLNEIQLGEVKEWHFTSSYGDQIEGRYYLPPHFDPKKKYPLIVYYYGGTSPTNRIFESTYPLHVYAAQDYVVYTLQPSGTTGYGQEFSARHVNAWGKQTADEIIEGVKAFTEAHPFVDGTKIGNIGASYGGFMTQYLITQTDLFTASVSHAGISNITSYWGEGYWGYSYSAGASADSYPWNNPQLYVEQSPLFHADKINTPLLLLHGTADTNVPIGESIQMYTALKLLNKPVEFIQVEGENHAIYDYQKRIAWNHAIYAWFAKWLKEDDRWWESMFNNK; the protein is encoded by the coding sequence ATGAACAAACAATTCTCCACCATTCTCCCAATCCTGCTCTTGCTTGGCGTGACGGTCCTGGCACAAAGCACCTTCACCCCGACAGAAGTTTCCACCTTCGGACCGGTAAAAGTACAAATACCGGTATTGCTTGACAGTGTTAACCTCAGTGACAAACCTTATTCGGATGAGCTGCTGCTCTCCACAATCATCAATTTCCCCGCACCGGAGAAGTATACCGGCAAGCTGCAACCCAACACAGCTGGGTTCTTCACCCTGCCGAAACCAAAAGAGGGCAAAGCCTTTCAGCTGGTCTCCTTCTTCCTGTCAGCCGACCGTTACGGGAAGGGCAAGCTCACAGTCACCTCTACCAACCCGCTGGAAATCTGGATAGATAACGTGAAAATTGCTACCAAGCAGAACAGGAATGACAGCCTACATCTTGCCGGGGCGGCTGATGCTACGCTGAACGGCTTCATAAACAATAGCCACGTGGTGATCAAACTGCTGGCAACATCAGACGATCCCAATGATGTCACGGTGAAGATCAACTTGAAACCAGAGGAGGAAGATTCGCTGCTGAACTACAGTTTTAACCATAAAATTCACAGACGAATCGACATAAAGGATATCCTTGAGGGAAAACGGGTGAACAGCTCTTCCATATCTCCCAGCGGTCGGTTCGTTCTTTTGTCCCTTCGTGAGACATTGCCGGGGGGGGAGAACCGTTCCCAAACGCAGATTTACGACAGCCGGCAACAACGAATCATCTTCTCAGAGCCGATGAGTCGTCCGCAACTGGGATGGATGCCAAAATCAGACCTTCTCACATTCGTGGCCGATACGGAGGAGGGCAGAGCCATCTATACCCTTAATCCACTTACCATGGAGACGCTGATTAAGGCGGAGAAGCTACCCAAGGAAAATTTTTTCATTGCTCCAGATGAGCAATCGCTCTTCTACTCTTCAAAGGAAAGTCTCACCCCCAGCAACCCCGGTGGACTGAAACGGCTAATCGGCATCGACGACCGGCAGTCGCACTACCGCGACCGGTATTTCCTCTATCGCTATTTCTTCGATACGGGGCTCACCCAGCAGCTTACTTTCGGCAAACAAACTGCATCGCTCAATGATGTGAGCAACGACATGCGCTATCTGCTTTTTTCGGTATCTGATGAGGATCTCACCCAACGCCCATTTAGCATCAGCACGCTCTACCGATTGGACCTTGAGACTATGACGACCGATACCATCTGGGAAGATGAACGTTATGCCTACTCTGCACAGTTCTCTCCCGATGGAAAACAGTTGCTGATTCATGGTGCTCCTGAGGCGTTCAACAGCATCGGACTGAACATCAAACCGGGACAGATTGCCAACAGCTATGATACCCAGTCGTTTGTCATGGATCTTAAAAGCAGAAAGGTGACCCCTGTCACCAAAGAATTCGATCCCACCATCAGTGCCCAGGAGTGGAACAAGACAGACAACAACATCTACTACCGCGTGGAAGAGGGAGACCGTGTGAATGTCTATCGTTATCAACCCCGTAAGGCGAACTTTGAGAAGCTGCCACTGAGGGAAGAGGTGATCCGCTCATTCAACATCGCAGAGAATGCTCCCTGGGCTACTTACACCGGTGTCAGTACTTCCAACTCGGCAAGGAGCTACCTGCTGAATCTCAAGACGCTCGAGTCGACCCTCATCGCCGATCCCTATGCCAAACAGCTCAACGAAATACAACTGGGAGAGGTGAAGGAGTGGCATTTCACCAGCTCCTACGGCGATCAGATCGAGGGACGTTACTACCTGCCACCACATTTCGACCCGAAGAAAAAATACCCGCTAATTGTCTACTACTACGGAGGTACCAGTCCCACGAATCGCATCTTTGAAAGCACCTATCCACTGCATGTCTATGCCGCTCAGGATTACGTGGTCTACACGCTGCAACCCAGCGGAACCACCGGCTACGGACAGGAGTTTTCGGCTCGCCACGTGAACGCTTGGGGCAAGCAAACAGCCGATGAGATCATTGAAGGCGTGAAGGCATTTACAGAAGCACATCCCTTCGTGGATGGCACGAAGATCGGCAACATCGGAGCCTCCTACGGTGGCTTCATGACACAGTACCTGATCACACAAACCGACCTCTTCACCGCCTCAGTGTCGCACGCCGGGATCAGCAACATCACCAGCTACTGGGGTGAAGGCTATTGGGGTTACTCCTATAGTGCCGGTGCCAGCGCCGACAGTTACCCCTGGAACAACCCACAGCTCTACGTGGAGCAGAGCCCGCTATTCCACGCCGACAAGATCAATACACCGCTGCTGTTGCTGCACGGCACCGCCGACACCAATGTCCCCATCGGTGAGAGCATCCAGATGTACACCGCATTAAAGCTATTGAACAAGCCGGTGGAATTTATCCAGGTGGAAGGCGAGAACCACGCCATTTATGATTACCAAAAACGGATTGCATGGAACCATGCCATCTACGCCTGGTTTGCAAAATGGCTCAAGGAGGATGACCGATGGTGGGAGTCTATGTTCAATAATAAGTAG